The genomic DNA AGATATCTCACATCGATTTTGAGTTTTGGATAGTTGTGTAACGGCAGCAAGGATTTTAACTGAGGGAGAAGATGCATCCGGAAGGTGACGAGACGAGTAATTTGAAGACAATGATTAATGAGTAATGAATTTGGAATATACTTATGTTTCAGTTTTGAGAGGAAACGCCAAAAGGTTACAAACCTTTCTGTACTAATGCTAAAAGATCTCTTGAATCTTTAGGAGTAAATTAGGCAATGTGGATAGAACACTGCTGTGAGTGACATTGCTCAATTATTGAAGTTGATATTGCTGTGACATTGCTCAATTATTTCAACATGTTTATTTAGAATGGTCCAAACAAATGTCCCACATTTGTGTGGAAAAAACTATATCAGTACCTTAGTGACGCAAAATCTCAGACACAAAAGGAAATGAAAACAGTCCTTGCTTTTTATTCAGGAAGACTTGTGTATTTTTTATCTTTCGGCCAACTGATATGGATATATGGTGGAATCAGGTCTAAATCTTATAGCTCATAGGTATTTGATTAACTAACATTGTCATCATTTCGAACTTATGTATTTTACGTTACTACATCATCATGCATTGAACAACGGAGTTTCTTGAAGCCATTATTATAGCTTGTTCCCAGCTGGATATGTATAACCATTGATTTCTTTCTCACTTGTGGTCTTTACTATTAAGTGTTAAAGCAATAACTTGCCTCCTATTTTGTTTATGTACTTGCATTTCTTTTTACTCTGTTAAGGTAGATTCTTTACAAGTATCTCACCTATATGGCAGAAGCTTCTGTTTGAAGGAAGCAATATCGGAGACAACAAAGTACAATACACCCCTGATGGCGACGACAAAGGTAACAACCTCAACTGCATCGACGTACCTTAATTGTTCATCCTGGTAAACCTCAATTACTATCAAACCTAGtgaacattttcatttttttttctacgtGGTCCCTGATTAAAAGCAAATCTGCCCTTGGTCCAGCAAGAGAGTAATAAGCAACAAGAGCAGATTTTGCTTAAACTTAAAGAGATAAATGGTTATACATATCCTGCTGGGAACAAGTTATTAATGACTTCAAGCAACTTCCTTGTTCAATGCATGATGATGTAGTAACGTTAAATACAGAACATGGAAATAATGTCAATGGTAGTTAATCAAATACATATGAGCTGTAAGATGTAAACCTGGTTCCACCATATCCATATCAGTTGgccaaaaggaaaaaaacactAAAGTTTTCCACAAATCATCTCCTCCTTCCTGTTTGAATTACCTTTCCTACAATCAAATTTAGGCCATTAAGAATCagaaaaaattctcaaattttcaATGACAATTACATCATTAGGTATTTCCTTAAACTTAAAGATTCTGACCTTTATTAAGAAACAAATGAACCTGACTTAATACAACGAAATCCAAGTTAACGTATTGCCTCCATAAATTGTAAATTCATTTTCTATGGCAAAATTAAATTCTAAACAAAGGTGCAAGAGTCACAACAACATTACAAtctttttatcatataagtgaCGTGTATTCCTAAAATCCTCAAATTTTATTACTTACTTGCAATTCTGACAAATATAGCGAAGTTCGTCAATGAAAAAGCCAGAACACCCGTGAAGATAAATATTCAGTTCGAAAAGTTTCAAAAGATCATTATCAAACAATGCCTTCAAACAATGAAAATTATGAAGCTCGTTAACCCATGGAGTAACAGACCCTCCCTAAATATGTCCACTCTAGGTTTTCTTTTGAGCTTCAATGATTCCAAATTAAGGAACCGTACTCTTTGTGGCGTCGTGGAGTAGCACATACCTACCACACCACAAAGATTCAAGACACGGTTTCCTAATTTGAAATCTTTGCAACTCAAATGAAAATCTAAGGTGGAGATATTTGAGTTGATACCCGCAAATTGGGGAGGGTCTGTTACTCCATGGATTGATTAGcttcatcattttcattgttACCTCTTTGAAGCTGGTTGGTTCTAGAAATTTCTCAATGGGTCATCCAGGAATAAAGTCTCTTTCAGAATACTTTAGAGACTTAACAGATGTAGACCTAGATTACATTGGACCAAGAAGTAACCATCTCAAGTTTGGACTGTTTTGTCCAATGTAATCTAGGCCTACATCGGTTAAGCCGCCGTCTACTTCGAGATACAGAGAAAAATAATGTTTGATTAACTTGAAGAAGTGAGTGATATTGGTTAATTGAGAAGAATTGGGAAGTGAGAAGAGATTAGGATAAGGATGAAGGAAGAGGTGAATGAGTGAGAGAGAATTGTGAATTATGGTATGGCTTTATATAGGAAAATAATCTGTTGGCCAGTACTGAGCACATTTAAAACAGCACGCTCATCCATCACTTATAGAATCTctactttattttgttttaagactctttactttttcttttctaccaGAACAAACATTTCACACTTCAGTTATGCTCAATTCTTTTTTCACAACATCAAGTCCCGATTCTtatcataaaagaaaataccttaaccttgttttttttttaatattttttgtaagaACTTTAAATTTTCAGTCTTTGGCTAATAATTTAGGTATGAGGACAACCAAAAGCTGGTCTCTCATTGGATTCCAACAAGTAAATGACTAGATTTTGTACATAATTACTCATTGattgatctttatttttatcttttaaaagcCAATGAATGATTGAACTAGAAGAACGTTATATACGAACAATAACTTAATTAGAATCCAACGCAGAAGAAGCTAGTAATAATTACCACAAAATGAAtttcaaaaatgtaaaaaatccATGACTACATATGAGCCATGCTGACCACAACcataaaaaatcttcaaaatgcTAAAAACAATGAGTCATGTTAACGTTCAAAAAGTGTTGGTCCGATTATGTATTGATCACTCCCTTAGTGATGGTAATTATcaatttattgaattattataatataaataagtCATGATTAATTGGTGGAAGAAGGTTTTTATAAGTAGTGAAATTTTTTTGAGTAGTGAGTTACaaagaataaagaaaagaaaagaaaaaaaagcaaaagAGTAATTCCACTTTATTCAACGGCATGGGGGAGCATAAATTCAACACAACAGAGGGAGCATAACTTCTCATAGTTGTCTGCTGCTTttgcttttccttttttttttttttttgttctgttctgttttcttttttcgttttttttgttttgttttcaggAAGATGAAGTTGTGGAGTCTTGATCCGGATCTTGATTTGCTGTTAATCTTAAATCTGGATTTTCTAGATTTAAGATATGGTTTCAAAAAGTTCTGTTTCACCTGTGGTGGATTTGATTCGTCAGATGTTGCTCGAGAGAGTTTGGTGCGTAGTCGCTCCGTGTTGGCGGTGGTAGACATTAACGTACCTTCATAACTGGTTAATCCGTCGCGGTTGTATGCCGTAGATGGACTGAGTTCCGTCGCTTGTTCATTGATATGGATTCCGATAGGATTGATTTGGCCCGAAAGGGCGCTTTGGCTTGCTGATGTTTTTTAGGGAGCTGTTGGATCTTGAATCGTTTCTGTTTTGGCAGACGATTCATACGCCTACCTAGATACTCTAAACACCCACTCAGTGTTTTTTTGCAGTTTGGTTTCGTATCCACACGTGGGTTCGCTGGGCTGTCTGCAGTAGTACTGTTGTTTAGAGTTGTTTTCATTTACCACTTTTGTACTGAATTGTCGTACCACCCGTTTGGGTTTGAGTCTATGGTTATCTGGGTCAGATTCATGTCCCCCAGTCTTGtacttcctttttattttaatttaatttctcctttgcttaaaaaaaaaacaatgatccACCGATTTTATAGATGTTACGAagtataacttttgaaaaatcaCGATGGATCACCGTGATTATGAAGTACCAGCtatgacataaaaaaatttattgtgCAGTTAAAGTAGCAGTAGTCGCTGAAGTTATTTTCCAATTTAGTGACATTCTTATTTTACAATATAGTTTACACCTCATATCTAATCTatttaaatttaagaaaatgttaactagtgcctgATGAAACAATTATAGTTAgaatttcttaaaatttatataatcatatattaaaaaaaaaaatattgttttttcatgtaaaacttacatattttgtttccttAACTAATGACCTTTAAATTTAAAGGGCTaagttcaaaattaaaattcgtGACTTTTTGTGCTGATTaatatttacaatttatttGTCACCATTTATTATAGATTGTAATCTAGAAAGCTGAGAAAATGGTTTATATTCCGTCAAGAGTGCTTATAGATTGTGTGTGGAAGAATTGATAGATGTTTCTCACCTTCGAAGGCCAGGATTTTGATCTGTTATTTGGAGATTGAAAGTTCCGCAAAAAGTAAAGAATTTGATTTGGCGAATGTGTCGTGGGTGTTTGCCTACCTGAGTTCGGCTTCAAGATAAAGGAGTGCAATGTCCCACAAGTTGTGTGAGTTGTGGTGGCCTGCATGAGGACCttgtacatatttgttttgaGTGTCCTTTTAATTTGCAGGTTTGGCATATGATTGGCCTTTGGAATGCGGTTCATGAGGTGTTTCTTAAAAAGAATTCAAATTGATGCCATTTTCGAATTGTTACATCAGCTCTCGCAAGAACTTGGTCAACGATTTGCAGCTGTCCTTTGGAGCCTTTGGAAGCATAGAAATCTCAAACTTTGGCAAGAGGCCACAGAAACATGTGCTCATGTAGTAGATCGAGCTTGTCACCTTATGGAGGATTGGCATGCAGCTAATCCTACTCTTCCGGTAGCTAGTCGAAACAACATTTCAATAAATTCAGTTCATAATGATcagacaacaacaataacatcgATAAGACAAGGCAATTCAGTTACAACTCGCATTTCCTCTTCTTCTACAACAACGAGGCCGTCTGAAATGTAATGTTGATGCTTCATTTTCGAATCAGTTGAATAGAACAGGTATTGGAATATGTATCCGAGATGATGAAGGTACTTTTGTGTTGGCTTAAACTATCCCGCTCTCTCGTGTGCATTCAGTTGCCACGGGAGAAGCCTTGGGTTTATTCCACGCCTTACGATGGCTAAGTGACATGCAATTTGATGACGTCGATGTCGTCTTGGATTCAAAGATTACAATAGACGCCTTCCACCATCGTCAGGTTGATGTTACGGAATTTGGACAGGTAATTTCAGCATGCCAGAGTCTTTTCAACACATACTTCTCAAACTCTAAGGTCGAGTTCAACAGGCGACAAGGAAATGAGGTAGCTCACACCCTTGCTGGGGTTGCCGCATTAACCGCTAGTCCCACTATTTATTATCGTGTACCTCGTTGTATTAACTcacttattattaatgaaatgctataagcatactcattttctttataaaaaaaattatagataacTCTTCGTTTCAATTCAACCATCTATTTTAATTGTATATGTTCTcacttttaatttcaataaatcttaaccatctattttatctaaCGGTGTTTTTCTCGTGGTCCACCAGTGAGGGACCTAATTGGACCCTCACCTTAAAATCCACCCTATTTTACTATCTTTTTGTACAAAATCAACTCCTAAACAATTTAATTGGAATAATATCTTTTTGGTTTATTGATATCCTAAATTTGTCCTtcaaataatgtttttgttaaacaaggaaaataaagtaaatataatATTCTAAATGTTCAAATAATCTACCAACTGTTTTGTACATGTACACAtgcatttattgttttttaaagtaacattttGACTAAATTAAATGTAGTCAAAGAAACTTTTCtaacaaatcaaatatttaaaaggTTCCTATAGAATACCAAATTGAAAAAGTGTATAAACTTTGAGACTCAAAATCTATAGTTTGAATGTGATATCATGGAATCTGAATATCAGTGGTTGTCTTCAGAGAATATGATGAAAAAGCTATGGTGGACAATTTTGTTGATTGTTATAAGCAGTGTTATAACATTGTTAGAGAAAGTGTTGTTAACACCGCGAAGGATTCGATTGATGCTGGAAAAACAAGGTATCAATGGACCAAAACCTTCTTTTCTCTTTGGTAACATTTCAGAGTTGCGACAAATTCATCTTCAATCTCCTGCATCTGCCGATTCGTTTAATGAAGAATGGATTGGTTCTTTGTTCCCACATTTTCACACCTGGAAGCAACACTATGGTATGTCaaatcttcattttatttttgttgtactGTTTTTTAGGAATTTGAGGAATATACACACAACATATTAGTTTAACCAATCACTCTCGATATCAATGTATGATAACTTTAGTGTATATGAATGAGAAATGATAATTAAGATGAGAAAGAGTAAAATAAGAGGGATAGAGAGAAAATCATAATCACTTTCCCACCCAATCTCAACCTGTgatttactctatttttttgttcttttcctGAAACTCTTTTTCTTCCTCTTAGTAAGACTTGTTGTTTTGGTACTGATCATTAGGTGAAATGTATCTATACTCTACTGGACTCAAGCAACATTTATATGTGGAGAAACCAGaattaataaaagatataaGTCTGCATAGGTCCCTAGATCTTGGTAGGCCTACATATATAAAGAAGCAATTACTGCCCATGTTTGGAGATGGTGTCTTCATAACCAATGGACAACTATGGAATTTCCAAAGGAATCTTGTTGTTCCTGAGTTCTTCATTACAAAAATTAAGGTTAGTATAGACTCCATGGTTCCTTTATAATTGTCGTATTTGTAGGGAAATTTTGTTCGTTGTTTTTAAAGTTTAATACAACATTAACGATTGGTTTATCAATGATATCATATAAtgtatgtttttgtttattttatgtagAACATGATAGATATTATGGAAGGATCTACCCTGGAAATTATCAAACAATGGGATAATTGCATAGCAAAAAATAAAGGGATTGCAGAGATAGTGATTGAAACAGATCTAAAGATTCTTTTTGAGGATATCATTTCGAGAGCTTGTTTTGGCAGCGATTATGCACAAGGAAGGCAAATTTTTGCAAAATTGGCTGCTATGCAAGCTGCTTTTGCAAAACCTAGTCTTATGTTTGGATTTATAAACCTAAGGTTATATACATTTGTCACAAACTTATTCTAGAAGTCTATcgtaaattttatattatataatattataccATGTTCCTGGTTCATAAATGTTTTAAATGATGTTCTTGTAGCTTTCTTCCCACAAAGGAAAACAAAGAGATAAGGAGGTTGAAGAAAGAGGTGGACATGTTGATAATGAATATCATCCATGATCGTAAAATGCAAAACCAGAAGAACGATACAAATGAGAAACAAAGTGATCTATTACAAAAAATACTAGAAGGTGTTGCAAGTGACACGACTTTAAAGGCTAGTGAAAATGGTATTTTCAAGTTtgagaataaaataaagtcgAACCAATTGATAATAGACCTCTGCAAAAATATATACTTTGCTGGCTCTGAGTCAACCGCTTTTGCCGTTACTTGGGCATTGCTGCTTCTTGCAATACATCCCGAATGGCAGCAACGTGTCCGGGCTGAGATTTTTGATACTTTTGATAACAATTCACCTCATTTGTTTCATGACACGAACAAACTTCAAAAATTGAAAGTGGTTAGTACATCCCTTCATCATCAAAACCAACATATTTACAATAATTGTACATTGATTATTACTACTAAGCAGTTATTGCATTGTGTTGACATttcttaatgttattttttgattggttgtgCCATATTTATTCTCTTATTGTTAAGTTTCTCCCATTGGATATTGTAAGATGTTCTTGCTAGAACTATAAGTGATCTAGCCCGATGGTGTACCATGACTAAGGTTTCGAGGTGTTTATTTGTGGAACAGTGACCTCCTTTTAATCTTCGAGTAGTTGATCTATTTGTAGAGGTTTTCTGAATAGGCTACTCGAT from Medicago truncatula cultivar Jemalong A17 chromosome 8, MtrunA17r5.0-ANR, whole genome shotgun sequence includes the following:
- the LOC112417578 gene encoding cytochrome P450 714C2 translates to MESEYQWLSSENMMKKLWWTILLIVISSVITLLEKVLLTPRRIRLMLEKQGINGPKPSFLFGNISELRQIHLQSPASADSFNEEWIGSLFPHFHTWKQHYGEMYLYSTGLKQHLYVEKPELIKDISLHRSLDLGRPTYIKKQLLPMFGDGVFITNGQLWNFQRNLVVPEFFITKIKNMIDIMEGSTLEIIKQWDNCIAKNKGIAEIVIETDLKILFEDIISRACFGSDYAQGRQIFAKLAAMQAAFAKPSLMFGFINLSFLPTKENKEIRRLKKEVDMLIMNIIHDRKMQNQKNDTNEKQSDLLQKILEGVASDTTLKASENGIFKFENKIKSNQLIIDLCKNIYFAGSESTAFAVTWALLLLAIHPEWQQRVRAEIFDTFDNNSPHLFHDTNKLQKLKVLTMVIQESLRLYGPAIVVSREVLAEMKLGEFMLPKGIYMWLFLPSLHRDADNWGPDATKFNPERFANGVSASCKYPQAYIPFGLGSRHCLGQNFSITEMKVVLSLLLYNFSFDVSPNYRHCPVYKMVLMPKYGVRLLVSKVQNTEK